The Paenibacillus tianjinensis genome has a window encoding:
- a CDS encoding MerR family transcriptional regulator: MSEAGVMTSGYSIKAASELTGISEDTIRYYEKIGLLPRAQRKENSHRVYSEGDVELMKLISCLKKTGMPLDEMRPYLNLSRESNLSEYPELYDKIQTHKRNILDQIASLQQIVDFIDTKVSEGSFREKQRNEDCILTGDVKRMPVRKK; this comes from the coding sequence ATGAGTGAGGCAGGTGTGATGACTAGCGGGTACTCCATCAAAGCGGCATCAGAGCTTACAGGAATTAGCGAGGATACAATCCGGTATTATGAGAAGATTGGACTCCTGCCCCGGGCACAGCGGAAAGAAAACAGTCACCGGGTATACAGTGAGGGGGATGTTGAGCTGATGAAGCTGATATCTTGTCTGAAAAAGACGGGAATGCCGCTCGATGAGATGCGTCCGTATCTGAATCTGTCGCGTGAATCCAATCTGTCAGAATATCCTGAGCTGTATGACAAGATTCAGACCCACAAGCGGAATATCCTGGATCAGATTGCTTCCTTGCAGCAGATTGTGGATTTTATTGACACCAAGGTCAGCGAGGGCAGCTTTCGAGAGAAACAAAGGAATGAGGATTGTATTCTTACAGGGGATGTTAAACGCATGCCAGTCCGAAAAAAATAG
- a CDS encoding glycerol dehydrogenase yields the protein MRQITYSPSKYIQGEGEIARLGVYCSQMGAGAAYAIIDPYILGVYGQEIRNSFAEELLPLTEREFQSECSMNQVEQIVAGLELNSVGVILGIGGGKTLDTAKAVSHYANLPLLLVPTVASTDAPCSAVSVLYTEEGAFDRYLSLRRSPDIVIADVGLIAKAPARLLAAGMGDALSTFYEARACRKSGAITEAGGTSSIAAFSLARACLETVLSEGAEALRDARQGIASEAVAHIVEANIYLSGIGFESGGLAAAHAIHNGLTLLEECRHILHGEKVAFATLAQLMLEQAPEEEISAVVSFCRETGLPVTLEQMGLSGIAPEKLMGAAAASCAVDGPMGNMPFTVTPQDIYEAIAAADRRGLQAV from the coding sequence ATGAGACAGATTACTTATTCCCCGTCCAAGTATATTCAGGGCGAAGGGGAGATTGCCAGGCTGGGCGTTTATTGCTCGCAGATGGGAGCCGGGGCGGCTTATGCCATTATAGACCCGTATATTCTCGGCGTATATGGTCAAGAGATCCGAAACAGCTTTGCAGAGGAGTTGCTGCCGCTGACAGAACGTGAATTCCAGAGTGAATGCAGTATGAACCAGGTGGAGCAAATTGTTGCCGGGCTCGAGCTTAACAGCGTAGGGGTCATACTGGGAATCGGCGGCGGCAAGACATTGGATACGGCCAAAGCCGTCAGCCATTATGCGAACCTGCCGTTGCTCCTCGTGCCAACGGTGGCTTCCACCGATGCCCCCTGTAGCGCCGTGTCGGTGTTGTACACCGAAGAGGGAGCCTTTGACCGTTACTTGTCTTTACGGCGGAGTCCGGATATCGTTATCGCAGATGTCGGGCTGATTGCAAAGGCACCGGCCAGATTGCTGGCGGCAGGCATGGGCGATGCCCTCTCCACCTTTTACGAAGCTAGAGCGTGCCGCAAGTCGGGGGCTATCACAGAGGCCGGGGGGACAAGCTCCATCGCTGCTTTCTCGCTTGCCCGGGCCTGCCTCGAGACGGTTCTATCGGAAGGGGCAGAGGCCCTGCGGGATGCCCGGCAAGGAATTGCTTCTGAGGCAGTTGCCCATATTGTCGAAGCGAATATTTACCTTAGCGGCATCGGGTTCGAAAGCGGCGGCCTTGCTGCAGCCCATGCTATCCACAACGGACTGACGCTGCTGGAAGAATGCCGTCATATCCTGCACGGGGAGAAGGTCGCCTTCGCGACCCTTGCACAGCTGATGCTGGAGCAGGCGCCGGAAGAGGAAATCTCTGCTGTGGTCAGCTTCTGCCGTGAGACAGGCCTTCCGGTGACCCTCGAACAAATGGGACTTTCCGGTATTGCACCTGAGAAGCTTATGGGTGCAGCGGCGGCCAGCTGTGCAGTGGACGGCCCAATGGGCAATATGCCGTTTACTGTTACCCCGCAGGATATATATGAAGCTATTGCTGCCGCTGACCGCCGGGGGCTGCAGGCTGTATAA
- a CDS encoding divergent polysaccharide deacetylase family protein: MTKYKPAWLECSKRLSLTAIVILMTALFPGGQSVMGAASGQREETALHTAVLTEPAGDSEAAEVKENPVHPARSRVAIIVDDFGNGMRGTDEMFTLPVKITAAVMPFLSTTEQDARRAHERGYDVLVHLPMEPRQGKPEWLGPGAILTRMTDAEVRERVEAALDNVPYAVGINNHMGSKVTGDERVMGIVLAVCKERGLFFVDSHTNYRSVAGRMARKLGLPPVENHIFLDDVHSAGHVMKQMRLVEQRATNERFCVTIGHVGIQGKETAAGIRSGIAAMKANVDFVGISELVREEWQWNKQLTLP, from the coding sequence TTGACAAAATATAAACCGGCATGGTTAGAATGCAGCAAGCGGCTATCCTTGACCGCGATTGTTATATTGATGACCGCACTGTTTCCGGGAGGTCAGTCAGTGATGGGTGCAGCTTCCGGGCAGCGTGAGGAAACTGCTCTGCACACTGCCGTGCTTACTGAGCCTGCCGGGGATAGCGAGGCAGCTGAAGTGAAGGAAAATCCGGTGCACCCCGCCCGCAGCCGTGTAGCGATCATAGTCGATGACTTCGGCAATGGGATGCGGGGTACAGACGAGATGTTCACACTGCCGGTAAAGATTACAGCGGCCGTAATGCCGTTTCTGTCTACGACGGAGCAGGATGCACGGCGTGCTCATGAACGCGGCTACGATGTGCTGGTGCATCTGCCGATGGAACCGCGCCAAGGAAAGCCGGAGTGGCTCGGCCCTGGTGCCATTCTGACCCGCATGACAGATGCAGAGGTGCGTGAACGAGTAGAAGCCGCGCTGGATAATGTGCCTTATGCGGTTGGCATCAACAATCACATGGGCTCTAAAGTAACAGGTGATGAACGTGTGATGGGTATTGTACTGGCCGTATGCAAGGAGCGCGGACTGTTTTTTGTGGACAGCCACACGAATTACCGTTCAGTGGCGGGCAGAATGGCCCGGAAGCTCGGACTGCCGCCTGTAGAAAATCATATCTTCCTTGATGATGTTCACTCAGCCGGCCATGTCATGAAGCAGATGCGTCTTGTAGAGCAGCGGGCAACAAACGAGAGATTTTGTGTGACTATCGGCCATGTCGGCATCCAGGGCAAAGAGACCGCAGCGGGTATCCGCAGCGGCATTGCCGCAATGAAGGCCAATGTGGATTTTGTCGGCATCTCAGAGCTGGTCAGAGAGGAATGGCAATGGAATAAGCAGCTTACACTTCCATAA
- a CDS encoding N-acetylmuramoyl-L-alanine amidase — protein sequence MRNTSYLRISPVWRRWSILLASAGLLALLAGQADAAKFVQKPSASPSGRQEERQQMLGHDQRIILIDAGHGGIDGGTSHGDILEKDITLAISKRLFLLLRSDGFDAILNRTGDYAPSEENRWLRSSSRHLRDLAQRKELAEMLPANVVVSIHINWAPSPSKHGPLVLYRQEGRSFLLARSIQDQLNHLYDIHAAPRAGKPFYLLNKITATTVIVEAGFISSPADRSKLCTPHGQEEIAEAIAGGIAAYLMEV from the coding sequence TTGAGAAACACGAGCTACCTCAGAATAAGCCCTGTATGGCGCAGATGGTCCATTTTGCTGGCTTCTGCCGGTCTACTGGCTCTGCTGGCCGGACAGGCCGATGCCGCAAAGTTTGTACAGAAGCCCTCCGCTTCCCCATCCGGGCGGCAGGAGGAAAGGCAGCAAATGCTGGGCCATGATCAGCGGATCATTCTGATCGATGCCGGACACGGGGGAATTGACGGCGGGACATCCCATGGCGACATCCTGGAAAAAGATATTACGCTGGCTATCTCCAAGCGTTTATTCCTCCTGCTGCGCAGCGACGGGTTTGATGCAATCCTGAACCGGACGGGAGATTACGCGCCAAGTGAGGAGAACCGCTGGCTGCGCAGCTCTTCCCGTCATCTTCGGGATCTGGCCCAGCGCAAGGAGCTGGCTGAAATGCTTCCGGCGAATGTCGTCGTCAGCATTCATATCAATTGGGCGCCTTCGCCGTCTAAGCATGGGCCGCTGGTGCTGTACCGCCAGGAAGGCAGAAGCTTTCTGCTTGCCCGCTCCATCCAGGACCAGCTTAATCATCTTTATGATATTCATGCAGCCCCCAGAGCGGGTAAGCCCTTCTATCTGCTCAACAAAATAACCGCCACAACGGTTATCGTTGAGGCGGGATTTATCAGCAGTCCGGCGGACCGCAGCAAGCTCTGCACTCCACACGGCCAGGAGGAAATTGCCGAAGCAATTGCCGGCGGCATTGCCGCTTATCTTATGGAAGTGTAA
- a CDS encoding YqzE family protein, producing the protein MASSGDDLVKYITEKVVVYMEDPRASRARRKAEKQPWAEKWFGMLPLGLSIWRSKWSDGSRK; encoded by the coding sequence ATGGCTTCGAGCGGCGATGATCTGGTAAAGTATATTACCGAAAAAGTAGTGGTCTATATGGAGGACCCGCGGGCCAGCCGGGCGCGCAGAAAAGCCGAGAAACAGCCATGGGCGGAAAAATGGTTCGGAATGCTGCCGCTGGGACTGTCGATCTGGCGGAGCAAGTGGAGTGATGGCAGCCGCAAGTAG
- a CDS encoding YqhG family protein: MTLTPLEVRKHVMDYLEATDCSLIEVSPLHVTVKLSPRADRMLTDRPYYWGFVERTGVDPETLSFTFVFDPEKYDSAAAQSPPPSRPPGGLNRPAGAALTSGGTEMEAGADNASAAASGAPPSVSTDPQDSILARYFGIVPALPRIGPGMIRREDVIYGSKRLRQIWAAAKEEGKCLQLFEDPGSRQRTTLFSAAYEPWLGVCYKVEMTCDLKREELHFIGISLATGKIAEDFGSRLNALELTPRLPENIHIQPYEMNVAAGADRLESYLTSQLAALDYTWAEEARERLRLELSIVDIYYEELLKEPDEEKKQAIEEQYNRRRKETAWQYEPQIAVSAVTYGLFHLRST, from the coding sequence ATGACACTTACCCCACTAGAGGTACGCAAGCATGTTATGGATTATCTTGAAGCGACCGATTGCTCCTTGATTGAAGTATCGCCGCTGCATGTAACGGTCAAGCTCTCGCCGCGTGCAGACCGGATGCTGACCGACCGGCCTTACTATTGGGGTTTTGTTGAACGCACCGGTGTAGACCCGGAGACCTTGTCTTTTACCTTCGTGTTCGACCCGGAGAAATACGACTCTGCCGCAGCACAGTCGCCGCCTCCCTCGCGCCCGCCCGGCGGCTTGAACCGTCCTGCCGGTGCGGCTCTGACTTCCGGCGGAACAGAGATGGAAGCCGGGGCGGATAACGCGTCGGCAGCAGCAAGCGGAGCCCCTCCCAGCGTCTCCACCGATCCGCAGGACAGTATTCTTGCCCGGTACTTCGGCATTGTCCCGGCACTGCCGCGGATTGGCCCGGGAATGATCCGACGCGAGGATGTTATCTACGGAAGCAAGCGGCTGCGGCAAATCTGGGCTGCGGCCAAGGAAGAAGGTAAATGTCTGCAGTTGTTCGAGGACCCGGGCAGCAGACAGCGGACGACTCTGTTCTCGGCCGCTTACGAGCCTTGGCTGGGTGTGTGCTATAAGGTGGAGATGACCTGTGATCTTAAGCGGGAAGAGCTGCATTTTATCGGCATATCGCTGGCTACCGGGAAAATTGCCGAGGATTTCGGTTCAAGACTAAACGCCCTGGAGCTGACACCACGTCTGCCGGAGAACATTCATATCCAGCCTTATGAGATGAATGTTGCCGCTGGAGCAGATAGACTGGAGAGCTATCTGACCTCACAGCTGGCCGCGCTCGACTATACCTGGGCTGAGGAGGCCCGCGAACGGCTACGACTGGAGCTGAGCATCGTAGATATCTATTATGAGGAGCTTCTGAAGGAGCCGGATGAAGAGAAGAAGCAAGCCATAGAGGAGCAGTACAACCGCCGCCGCAAAGAGACAGCCTGGCAATATGAGCCGCAAATTGCAGTTTCTGCCGTAACCTATGGTCTGTTTCACCTGCGCAGCACATAG
- a CDS encoding DEAD/DEAH box helicase, whose protein sequence is MTQLSRNSLPQEGSTPAPLLPVPLSFERNWLHDLESKLDKGGPWGDWRLSRLAVQGEQSGLVTSFDELQCMKHLSGLSPLPHQLDTAHKVLFEMSGRAILADEVGLGKTIEAGLVLKEYLVRGLVSKVLILVPASLVLQWVRELNTKFGITAVAQKKSYSWGNDIVVASMDTAKRDPHKELLLSSEFDMLIIDEAHKLKNKKSTNYQFVQQLRKKYCLLLTATPVQNDLGELFNLITLLKPGQLGNQGDFAANFVVDKRQPKNEVQLRGELSKVMIRNRRGEGPVTFTKRKVQNIPLTLSPEEKALYDGVTAFVKDQYQESGGNLSSMLSLVTLQREVCSSRDAVFITLVNLIKKLPADSPKRERMMDLLQNIRTVKTNTKAEKTMELIRDMNEKVIVFTEYRATQEYLLQYFRDHGLQCVSYSGGMNRGKKDWMMDLFRGRAQVMIATEAGGEGINLQFCHHMINFDLPWNPMRVEQRIGRVHRLGQQNDVVIYNLSTEGTIEEHILHLLHEKINMFEMVIGGLDVILERFEKKESLEKSLYKIMLEARSDEELRSGLDHIGESLSELSHEARKESGVMP, encoded by the coding sequence ATGACGCAATTATCCCGCAATTCCTTGCCGCAAGAGGGAAGCACACCTGCCCCGCTGCTGCCCGTCCCTCTGTCTTTTGAGCGAAACTGGCTGCATGATCTGGAATCGAAACTGGACAAGGGCGGACCCTGGGGGGACTGGAGATTATCCCGCCTCGCCGTACAGGGTGAACAATCCGGTCTTGTCACCAGCTTCGACGAACTGCAGTGCATGAAGCATCTTTCAGGCCTGTCCCCGCTGCCCCATCAGCTCGATACCGCCCATAAGGTGCTGTTTGAAATGTCCGGCCGGGCAATTCTCGCAGATGAGGTCGGTTTGGGCAAGACCATTGAAGCAGGACTCGTCCTCAAGGAATATCTGGTGCGGGGCCTTGTGAGCAAGGTGCTGATTCTGGTACCCGCCTCACTCGTGCTGCAATGGGTCCGGGAGCTGAATACGAAATTCGGCATCACGGCTGTCGCACAGAAAAAATCTTACTCCTGGGGCAATGACATTGTGGTGGCCTCCATGGACACCGCCAAGCGCGATCCCCATAAGGAGCTGCTGCTCAGCTCCGAATTCGACATGCTCATTATCGATGAAGCGCACAAGCTGAAGAACAAAAAATCGACCAACTATCAGTTTGTGCAGCAGCTCCGTAAAAAATACTGTCTTCTGCTCACCGCAACTCCCGTACAAAATGACCTCGGCGAGCTGTTCAATCTGATCACCCTCCTGAAGCCGGGGCAGCTCGGGAACCAGGGCGATTTTGCCGCCAACTTTGTTGTGGATAAACGCCAGCCGAAGAATGAAGTCCAGCTGCGCGGCGAGCTCTCCAAGGTCATGATCCGCAACCGTCGGGGCGAGGGTCCGGTCACCTTCACTAAGCGCAAAGTCCAAAATATACCGCTCACGCTCTCACCCGAGGAAAAGGCATTATATGACGGAGTAACGGCTTTTGTCAAAGACCAATATCAGGAATCGGGCGGCAACCTCAGCAGCATGCTCTCCCTGGTGACACTTCAGCGTGAGGTATGCAGCAGCCGGGATGCCGTATTCATTACACTGGTCAATCTGATCAAGAAGCTGCCGGCCGATTCTCCGAAGCGTGAACGGATGATGGACCTGCTGCAGAACATCCGCACTGTCAAAACGAACACGAAAGCGGAGAAAACGATGGAGCTGATCCGTGATATGAATGAAAAGGTCATCGTCTTCACGGAATACCGCGCCACGCAGGAATATCTGCTGCAATACTTCCGCGATCACGGACTGCAGTGCGTGTCCTATTCCGGCGGCATGAACCGCGGTAAGAAAGACTGGATGATGGATCTGTTCCGCGGCCGGGCCCAGGTGATGATTGCCACGGAAGCCGGCGGTGAAGGGATTAACCTGCAATTCTGCCACCATATGATTAACTTTGATCTGCCGTGGAACCCGATGCGGGTGGAGCAGCGGATCGGCCGGGTTCACCGGCTGGGCCAGCAAAACGATGTAGTCATTTATAATCTGTCCACCGAAGGCACGATTGAAGAGCATATCCTGCACCTGCTCCACGAAAAAATCAACATGTTCGAAATGGTCATCGGCGGACTCGATGTAATTCTGGAGCGGTTCGAAAAGAAGGAATCGCTGGAGAAGAGCCTCTACAAGATCATGCTCGAAGCGAGAAGCGATGAAGAACTGCGCAGCGGTCTTGACCATATCGGCGAATCGCTCAGCGAGCTGTCCCACGAAGCCCGGAAGGAAAGCGGGGTTATGCCATGA
- a CDS encoding adenosylcobalamin-dependent ribonucleoside-diphosphate reductase: MSTVERKQRLEGLSEKIFLDRYAWKDADSNNAKVGDVVLVLTKDDPKFPTKEVGEIVERNGRIVTVKTRSGELVQSDVEKLTLNIEKTPEEMWDRLAAAMASVEKTPELQEEWTGRFRSILDDWKLVPGGRIAAGAGASEELTLFNCYVVPSPKDSRGGIMQTLSEMTEIMARGGGVGINLSSLRPRRAIVRGVNGSSSGSVSWGGLFSYTTGLIEQGGSRRGALMLMINDWHPDVVDFITVKQTMGQVTNANLSVCVSNAFMKAVKEDLDWELVFPDTTDPDYDTIWDGDLDKWKADGRAVIPYRTVRARDVWHTIIESAWKSAEPGVVFMEYYNQMSNSWYFNPIICTNPCGEQGLPGWGVCNLSAVNLSKFYDPENHDVDWADLATTTRYSVRFLDNVIDKTPYHFPENEANQKLERRVGLGTMGLAELMIKLNIRYGSPESLEFLDKLYGFMAREAYLASAEIAGEKGSFQAFDAEKYLQSGFMRNITEVYPEVGESIRKHGMRNVTVITQAPTGSTGTMVGTSTGIEPYFAFKYFRQSRLGYDEQFVPIAQEWLEAHPGEELPEYFVTSMDLSAKDHIRAQAAIQRWVDSSISKTANCPSDFTVEETAELYEMAFDLGCKGVTIYRDGSRDVQVLETSKKEDKKDAPAAEPAAEEAAPVAAAPTTVAASPAPQANVVDKQYKKRPQVLRGATYKINTPFGMAYITINDLDGIPAEIFLNVGKAGSDVFAMAEALGRVCSLFLRYGDHGEKVELLIKHLKGIGGSGAIGFGANRVESIADAVAKALETHVLNNAQDDHVAAPIAATLELDFNEALSAELKSSSPAAAATNDGHGGHSAHSHSTASRDLCPSCGSASLVNIEGCKTCSNCGYSRCG; encoded by the coding sequence TTGAGTACAGTGGAACGCAAGCAGCGCCTTGAAGGGCTAAGTGAGAAAATATTTTTGGACCGTTATGCCTGGAAGGATGCCGACAGCAACAATGCCAAGGTTGGCGATGTTGTGCTGGTTCTAACCAAAGATGATCCCAAATTTCCGACAAAGGAAGTAGGGGAGATTGTCGAGCGCAACGGCCGGATCGTTACCGTCAAGACGCGCAGCGGGGAACTGGTGCAATCGGATGTAGAAAAGTTGACGCTTAATATAGAGAAGACTCCGGAAGAAATGTGGGACCGTCTGGCCGCTGCCATGGCTTCTGTAGAGAAAACACCTGAACTGCAGGAAGAATGGACAGGCCGGTTCCGTTCGATTCTGGATGACTGGAAGCTTGTACCGGGCGGACGGATTGCTGCAGGTGCAGGGGCAAGTGAAGAACTGACCCTGTTTAACTGTTATGTTGTGCCTTCGCCCAAAGACAGCCGCGGCGGCATCATGCAGACCCTTTCGGAAATGACCGAAATTATGGCCCGCGGCGGCGGTGTGGGGATCAACCTGTCCTCGCTGCGTCCGCGCCGTGCAATCGTAAGAGGCGTCAACGGCTCGTCGAGCGGTTCAGTATCCTGGGGCGGATTGTTCAGTTACACAACGGGACTTATTGAGCAGGGCGGCAGCCGCCGCGGCGCACTGATGCTGATGATCAATGACTGGCATCCGGATGTAGTTGATTTCATTACTGTGAAGCAGACGATGGGCCAGGTGACCAATGCCAACCTGTCGGTATGCGTGAGCAATGCCTTCATGAAGGCAGTCAAAGAGGATCTGGACTGGGAGCTCGTCTTCCCGGATACAACGGACCCTGACTACGATACAATCTGGGACGGGGATCTGGATAAATGGAAAGCGGACGGCCGTGCGGTTATTCCTTACCGTACCGTCAGAGCGCGTGATGTCTGGCATACGATTATTGAATCGGCCTGGAAATCGGCTGAGCCGGGTGTAGTGTTCATGGAATATTACAATCAAATGTCCAACAGCTGGTACTTCAACCCGATTATCTGCACGAATCCGTGCGGTGAGCAGGGTCTTCCGGGCTGGGGCGTATGCAATCTGTCTGCCGTTAACCTCTCCAAATTCTACGATCCGGAGAATCATGATGTGGATTGGGCAGATCTGGCAACAACGACCCGCTATTCTGTCCGTTTCCTGGATAACGTTATCGACAAGACGCCTTACCACTTCCCTGAGAATGAAGCGAACCAGAAGCTGGAACGCCGCGTAGGTCTGGGCACTATGGGTCTGGCCGAGCTGATGATCAAGCTGAACATCCGTTACGGCAGCCCGGAATCGCTTGAGTTCCTGGACAAGCTCTACGGCTTCATGGCCCGCGAAGCGTACCTGGCTTCGGCGGAAATCGCAGGCGAGAAGGGTTCCTTCCAGGCATTTGATGCCGAGAAATATCTGCAGAGCGGATTTATGCGAAATATTACCGAGGTCTATCCGGAAGTCGGCGAATCGATCCGCAAGCATGGCATGCGTAACGTTACCGTGATTACACAGGCGCCTACGGGCAGCACCGGCACAATGGTCGGCACTTCGACTGGTATCGAGCCGTACTTTGCCTTCAAATATTTCCGCCAGAGCCGTCTCGGCTACGACGAGCAGTTCGTACCGATTGCCCAGGAGTGGCTGGAAGCCCATCCGGGTGAAGAGCTGCCTGAGTACTTCGTGACTTCCATGGATTTGTCGGCAAAAGACCATATCCGGGCACAGGCAGCCATACAGCGCTGGGTGGACAGCTCCATCTCCAAAACAGCCAACTGCCCGTCCGACTTCACCGTCGAAGAGACAGCCGAGCTGTATGAAATGGCCTTTGATCTGGGCTGCAAAGGCGTAACGATCTACCGTGACGGCAGCCGCGATGTGCAGGTGCTGGAAACTTCGAAGAAGGAAGACAAGAAGGATGCACCAGCAGCAGAACCTGCTGCAGAAGAAGCAGCTCCAGTAGCAGCAGCACCTACAACTGTAGCAGCAAGCCCTGCACCACAAGCCAATGTGGTGGACAAACAATACAAGAAGCGCCCGCAGGTGCTGCGCGGCGCTACCTATAAGATCAACACGCCATTCGGTATGGCGTATATCACCATTAACGATCTGGACGGCATTCCGGCTGAAATCTTCCTGAATGTCGGCAAGGCCGGCTCCGACGTCTTCGCCATGGCGGAAGCCCTCGGCCGTGTCTGCTCGCTGTTCCTGCGTTACGGTGACCACGGCGAGAAGGTCGAGCTGCTGATCAAGCATCTCAAGGGCATCGGCGGGTCCGGCGCTATCGGCTTCGGTGCGAACCGCGTCGAGTCCATTGCCGACGCCGTAGCTAAAGCCCTGGAAACCCATGTGCTGAACAACGCACAGGATGACCACGTGGCAGCGCCAATCGCAGCCACCCTGGAGCTTGATTTCAATGAAGCGCTCAGCGCGGAGCTGAAATCAAGTAGTCCTGCTGCCGCTGCTACGAATGACGGTCATGGCGGCCATTCGGCGCACAGCCATTCGACCGCGTCCCGCGACCTCTGCCCATCCTGCGGCAGTGCCTCGCTGGTGAACATTGAAGGATGCAAGACCTGCAGCAACTGCGGGTATAGCCGTTGCGGTTGA
- a CDS encoding LacI family DNA-binding transcriptional regulator — MTSIKDVANLAGVAVGTVSRVINNSGAVKPKTRRKVEEAIQELNYFPNEVARNFKMQKSKMVALLLPSIWNPFFSELAYYIEDELDREGYKLMLCNSGGKPEKELYYLDMLRQNKVAGIVGITYNDIENNVSNDIPIVSIDRHFNKKITCVTSDNFEGGRLALRELVKAGARKPAFMGSVTAVFSETMNRREGFIHEAQALGIEYVIYEKPDPIVDDEAYFNEFLNKYHDVDGVFAITDMLAANYIERARRQGIRVPEDVKVIGYDGIQDNPYFHPILSTIRQPVEEMARMTIRLLYNKIDDIPLDKQVYRIPVIFKQGETT; from the coding sequence ATGACAAGCATTAAAGATGTAGCCAACTTAGCCGGCGTTGCTGTAGGAACCGTGTCCAGAGTCATTAACAACTCTGGCGCCGTAAAACCAAAGACACGCAGAAAAGTAGAGGAAGCCATTCAAGAACTGAATTACTTTCCGAATGAAGTGGCCCGGAATTTCAAAATGCAGAAGTCCAAGATGGTAGCCTTGCTGCTCCCCAGTATCTGGAACCCCTTTTTTTCCGAGTTGGCTTATTACATCGAGGATGAATTGGACCGGGAAGGGTATAAGCTTATGCTATGCAACAGCGGCGGTAAGCCCGAGAAGGAACTGTATTATCTGGATATGCTCCGGCAAAATAAAGTGGCTGGTATTGTTGGCATAACCTACAATGATATCGAGAATAATGTAAGCAATGATATTCCGATTGTAAGCATTGATAGACACTTCAATAAGAAAATCACCTGCGTCACTTCGGATAATTTTGAGGGAGGCCGTCTTGCATTAAGGGAACTTGTGAAAGCGGGTGCCCGGAAGCCGGCTTTTATGGGGAGTGTCACTGCTGTATTTAGTGAAACCATGAACCGCAGAGAGGGCTTCATTCATGAGGCACAAGCTCTGGGAATCGAATATGTTATCTATGAGAAACCGGACCCCATAGTGGATGACGAGGCCTATTTCAATGAGTTTCTAAATAAGTATCACGATGTGGATGGCGTTTTTGCAATAACCGATATGTTGGCTGCCAACTATATTGAAAGAGCACGCCGCCAGGGTATACGTGTCCCGGAGGATGTTAAGGTCATCGGTTACGATGGCATTCAGGATAATCCTTATTTTCATCCTATACTATCCACGATCCGGCAGCCGGTGGAAGAGATGGCCCGCATGACCATCAGACTTCTCTATAACAAGATTGATGACATCCCTTTAGATAAGCAAGTGTATCGTATCCCTGTTATTTTTAAGCAGGGTGAAACGACATGA
- a CDS encoding ABC transporter permease: MKGSLRVNSRTSGADHSMIKPGRKRWSRVRRDYELYLFLLPIIILYLVFKYYPMYGVQIAFKDFSPSQGIWGSEWVGFQHFVDFFDSYNFWTIITNTLSLSFLSLLFGFPAPIIIAIMLNQMLGKSYKKFVQTVIYAPHFISTVVLVGMLNVFLSPNSGIVNHLITSFGGQPILFMADEGWFRPLYILSGIWQETGFATIIYLAALAGVNPELHEAAIMDGASKWKRVWFVDIPSILPTIVILLILALGNIMSIGFEKAFLMQSDLNYATSNIIPTYVYEMGIQKAQYSFSTAVGLFNSFINIILIFTVNRIAKKMTETSLW; encoded by the coding sequence ATGAAAGGGAGTTTAAGAGTGAATTCAAGAACCAGCGGGGCGGATCATTCCATGATCAAACCAGGTCGTAAAAGATGGAGCCGGGTCAGACGCGACTATGAGCTATACCTGTTTTTACTGCCGATCATTATTCTTTACCTTGTATTTAAATATTATCCGATGTACGGGGTGCAGATCGCTTTTAAGGACTTTTCACCAAGTCAGGGGATCTGGGGAAGTGAATGGGTAGGCTTCCAGCACTTTGTAGATTTTTTTGATTCCTATAACTTCTGGACCATCATCACGAACACGCTCTCACTCAGTTTTCTTTCGTTATTATTTGGCTTCCCGGCTCCCATCATCATTGCAATCATGCTGAATCAGATGCTGGGCAAATCCTACAAGAAATTTGTACAGACCGTGATTTATGCGCCGCATTTTATTTCTACTGTTGTGCTTGTCGGCATGCTGAATGTTTTTTTGTCACCAAACAGCGGTATCGTTAATCACCTCATAACCTCGTTTGGAGGTCAGCCTATTCTTTTTATGGCCGATGAGGGCTGGTTCCGGCCTTTGTATATCTTGTCTGGGATATGGCAGGAAACAGGCTTTGCAACCATTATTTACCTCGCTGCTCTTGCCGGTGTCAACCCCGAGCTGCATGAAGCCGCCATTATGGATGGAGCGAGCAAATGGAAGCGTGTATGGTTTGTGGATATTCCAAGCATTTTGCCGACGATCGTTATTCTGCTGATTCTGGCACTCGGTAATATTATGAGCATTGGCTTCGAAAAAGCGTTCCTTATGCAGAGCGATTTGAATTATGCCACCTCCAATATTATTCCAACCTATGTGTATGAAATGGGGATTCAGAAGGCTCAATACAGCTTTTCTACGGCAGTTGGCCTATTCAACTCTTTCATCAATATTATCCTGATTTTCACCGTTAACCGTATTGCTAAAAAAATGACAGAAACCAGTCTGTGGTAA